In a genomic window of Mycolicibacterium neoaurum VKM Ac-1815D:
- a CDS encoding VOC family protein, with amino-acid sequence MSATPSPLQPSDSDDVPATTSAPDLDALPDRLVPDFIAHWVVKTARSAEMIDWYGHVFGARVVHEDNQIAFLTWDHESHRLALVKLPPPVRHVFPLSRWRRKTYGIDHLAFTFTSIAKLLLTYERLKNVGVTPVWSINHGPTTSLYYEDPEGIRLEFQTENFPTAQETAEFFNSADFDQNPIGTDIDPDYLLEQLRAGTDHRRLLEPGAGTRPGTKPRSNKRALTWKTL; translated from the coding sequence ATGAGCGCCACCCCGAGCCCCCTGCAACCGTCCGACTCCGACGACGTCCCGGCGACCACCTCCGCGCCTGACCTGGACGCACTTCCAGATCGCCTCGTTCCCGACTTCATCGCCCACTGGGTGGTGAAGACCGCGCGCAGCGCCGAGATGATCGACTGGTACGGCCATGTCTTCGGCGCCCGAGTCGTGCACGAGGACAACCAAATTGCCTTTCTGACCTGGGATCACGAGAGCCACCGACTGGCGTTGGTCAAGCTACCGCCGCCGGTGCGCCACGTCTTTCCCCTGTCGCGCTGGCGCCGAAAGACCTACGGCATCGACCATCTCGCCTTCACATTCACCTCGATAGCGAAGCTGTTACTCACCTACGAACGACTCAAGAACGTCGGGGTCACCCCGGTCTGGTCGATCAACCACGGGCCCACGACCAGCCTCTATTACGAAGACCCCGAAGGGATCCGGTTGGAGTTCCAGACCGAGAACTTCCCCACTGCCCAAGAGACCGCCGAGTTTTTCAACAGCGCCGATTTCGACCAGAATCCGATCGGCACCGATATCGACCCCGATTACCTGCTCGAGCAGTTGCGGGCCGGCACGGATCACCGACGTCTGCTCGAACCCGGTGCCGGCACGCGTCCAGGCACCAAACCCCGGTCCAACAAGCGAGCGCTCACGTGGAAGACGTTGTGA
- a CDS encoding 4Fe-4S binding protein produces MAYVITRSCCSDALCAAVCPVNCIHPTPTDPDFGHTEMLYIDPQRCIDCGACADVCPVDAIFADDELAPTEAAYAAINAEYFGTAEHSAAPTTPPAPAPTSEALAVAVVGAGPSGFYAAAELLDAGPQVTVTLIDRLPTPYGLARAGVAPDHQDTKQITATFAATAAHPRLDTHYNVEVGTDVSPDDLLTHHHAVVYATGAPVGRQLGVPGEDLPGNFTAAEIVGWYNGNPDHAELSVAVDRPTAVLVGNGNVALDVARVLLLGGEMGHTDIADHARDRLVGSAVREVVILGRRGPEHAAFSFSQLLALTHLDGVDIVVDPADLVDVVTPPDRPHPAAFAGEQKLALLRELAARPPRHDRRIHLRFSASLRALSGSDRLETATIMSAARGESAVAAGTVVSCIGFDVRPIDGLAFDAGAKRVPNQGGRVLDSTGQVLVGHYVTGWVKRGPSGVIGTNKLCAAETVGALLDDHRRGLLRPPRDLRSTFAETLDGRSIAHVDRGGWQRIDEHERRAGRASGRPRRKSVRRDEMVEIAYSNQEIRTGTTLVDTPRRNS; encoded by the coding sequence ATGGCCTACGTGATCACCCGGTCCTGCTGCAGCGACGCGCTGTGCGCGGCCGTCTGTCCGGTCAACTGCATCCACCCCACGCCCACCGACCCCGATTTCGGGCATACCGAGATGCTCTACATCGATCCGCAACGATGCATCGATTGCGGTGCGTGCGCCGACGTGTGCCCTGTCGACGCGATCTTCGCCGACGACGAACTCGCGCCCACCGAGGCCGCCTACGCCGCCATCAACGCCGAGTATTTCGGCACGGCCGAGCATTCGGCCGCACCGACCACACCGCCGGCACCCGCGCCAACCAGCGAAGCGCTTGCCGTGGCAGTGGTGGGTGCCGGTCCGAGCGGCTTCTACGCCGCTGCAGAACTGCTCGATGCGGGCCCGCAGGTCACCGTGACGCTGATCGACAGGTTGCCGACACCCTATGGCCTGGCACGAGCAGGGGTTGCGCCCGACCACCAGGACACCAAACAGATCACGGCGACGTTCGCCGCCACCGCCGCGCATCCTCGCCTTGATACCCACTACAACGTCGAGGTGGGAACCGATGTCAGCCCCGACGACCTCCTCACCCATCATCACGCGGTCGTCTACGCCACGGGAGCTCCCGTCGGCAGGCAACTGGGTGTGCCCGGCGAGGATCTGCCCGGCAACTTCACCGCGGCCGAGATTGTCGGTTGGTACAACGGAAATCCCGATCACGCCGAGTTGTCGGTCGCCGTCGATCGCCCGACGGCTGTGCTCGTCGGCAACGGCAATGTCGCGCTCGATGTCGCACGTGTACTCCTGCTCGGCGGCGAGATGGGGCACACAGATATCGCCGACCATGCTCGGGATCGTCTGGTTGGCAGTGCAGTTCGCGAGGTCGTCATCCTGGGCCGCCGCGGCCCAGAACACGCCGCCTTCAGCTTCAGTCAACTGCTGGCACTGACCCATCTCGACGGAGTCGATATCGTCGTCGACCCCGCCGACCTCGTAGACGTCGTCACTCCGCCCGATCGGCCGCACCCGGCTGCCTTCGCCGGCGAGCAGAAACTCGCCCTGCTGCGCGAGCTTGCTGCCCGTCCACCCCGGCACGACAGGCGCATCCATCTCCGGTTCTCGGCGTCACTGCGCGCCCTGTCGGGATCCGACCGGCTCGAGACCGCCACCATCATGTCCGCTGCACGGGGTGAATCAGCGGTTGCCGCCGGCACCGTGGTGTCCTGTATCGGTTTCGATGTCCGGCCGATCGATGGGCTGGCCTTCGATGCCGGCGCCAAGCGCGTGCCCAACCAGGGCGGCCGCGTCCTCGACTCCACGGGTCAGGTTCTGGTAGGTCACTACGTGACGGGCTGGGTCAAACGGGGTCCGAGCGGTGTCATCGGCACCAACAAACTCTGCGCCGCCGAGACCGTCGGCGCATTACTCGACGATCATCGGCGGGGCCTGCTGCGGCCTCCGCGGGACCTGCGGTCGACCTTTGCCGAGACGCTCGACGGTCGCTCGATCGCCCATGTCGATCGGGGTGGTTGGCAACGCATCGATGAACACGAGCGCCGCGCGGGACGCGCATCCGGGCGTCCACGGCGCAAGTCGGTTCGCCGCGATGAGATGGTCGAAATCGCTTATTCGAACCAAGAAATCAGAACTGGCACAACGCTGGTCGATACACCTAGGAGAAACTCATGA
- a CDS encoding fumarylacetoacetate hydrolase family protein: MVVHLVRYERDERPSWGVLTGDLISPLTGQYPRTADLIDRGRADWAAAASRTADLPLADVELLSPVTTPCRVMCQGANYRQHAIESGMDPDKRLFNLFFDKTDASVTGPHDPVIRPAHVTLLDYEIELTLVLNGTVAEPTTVTAENLHEYVFGVTIGNDLSARDVQLPQGQFLKGKSYRGFCPLGPVLAVLEPGDLGLLDDLELRLEVNGSLRQRDNTANMLYRPAETLTELSEFCNWNPGDVLLTGTPHGITAGSPPAVIRRLATALLPEDKLWAAFVRLNQRKPYLRPGDVITASIRNAAGTLDLGTQQTTIVDACV, encoded by the coding sequence ATGGTCGTCCATCTCGTCCGATACGAGCGCGATGAGCGGCCTTCGTGGGGTGTGCTGACGGGTGACCTCATCTCACCGCTGACCGGCCAGTACCCCCGGACCGCCGACCTCATCGACCGGGGCAGGGCCGATTGGGCCGCGGCCGCGAGTCGAACCGCAGACCTCCCGCTGGCCGACGTGGAGCTGCTCTCACCGGTGACCACCCCGTGCCGGGTGATGTGCCAGGGTGCCAACTACCGCCAACATGCGATCGAATCCGGGATGGACCCGGACAAACGGCTGTTCAACCTCTTCTTCGACAAGACCGACGCGTCCGTGACCGGTCCCCACGACCCGGTCATTCGCCCTGCCCACGTCACCCTGCTCGACTACGAGATCGAACTGACGTTGGTCCTCAACGGCACCGTGGCGGAGCCCACCACGGTCACCGCCGAGAATCTTCATGAGTACGTCTTCGGCGTGACGATCGGCAACGATCTGTCCGCCCGAGATGTCCAGTTACCCCAGGGACAGTTCCTGAAAGGCAAGAGCTACCGCGGGTTCTGCCCGCTCGGTCCCGTGCTCGCCGTGCTCGAACCCGGTGACCTCGGCCTGCTGGACGACCTCGAGTTACGGCTGGAGGTCAATGGCTCCTTGCGGCAGCGGGACAACACCGCGAACATGCTCTACCGGCCCGCGGAGACGCTGACCGAACTCAGCGAGTTCTGTAACTGGAATCCCGGTGACGTCCTGCTGACCGGCACACCGCACGGCATCACAGCGGGATCACCGCCGGCGGTGATCCGTCGGCTTGCCACCGCATTGCTCCCGGAGGACAAGCTGTGGGCCGCCTTCGTCAGACTCAATCAGCGCAAGCCCTATCTGCGGCCCGGTGACGTCATCACCGCATCGATACGCAACGCCGCCGGGACGCTCGACCTGGGTACGCAGCAGACCACCATCGTCGACGCATGCGTCTGA
- a CDS encoding acetoacetate decarboxylase family protein, with product MTRRGLLTKGRFAPVVPVHAPAYQIAPTVDFGDVDMLTITYLTDADSAASIVPDALELDDQPVVTLSFLNYGISGAGSYREVVQSIACKHGDQSVGYVPHIYVTNEPAMIAGREWLGWPKMLADITFSTQTTTLDGLITARLERPAGLDLAVAQFVPTQRLDSQILTAAGDNVTVNLRVIPSPIPGQAPSITELVPTRMTALSGEVWAGQGSVHFSGASEFTPLHRFPVVQSLGAMLIRRADMRLTAPTETYPL from the coding sequence ATGACACGTCGAGGCCTGCTCACCAAGGGCCGCTTCGCCCCCGTCGTACCCGTGCACGCACCGGCCTACCAGATCGCACCCACCGTCGACTTCGGTGACGTGGACATGCTGACCATCACCTACCTGACCGACGCGGACAGTGCCGCATCGATCGTCCCCGATGCATTGGAACTCGATGACCAACCGGTGGTCACCTTGTCGTTCCTGAACTACGGGATCAGTGGCGCAGGCTCCTACCGTGAGGTCGTGCAGAGCATCGCCTGCAAGCATGGCGATCAGTCCGTGGGCTACGTCCCGCACATCTATGTCACCAACGAGCCGGCGATGATCGCCGGACGTGAATGGCTGGGCTGGCCGAAGATGCTGGCCGATATCACCTTCTCAACCCAGACCACCACGCTGGACGGTTTGATCACCGCTCGGCTGGAGCGCCCCGCCGGCCTCGACCTTGCCGTCGCCCAGTTCGTTCCCACCCAACGCCTGGACAGCCAGATCCTCACCGCCGCGGGCGATAACGTGACGGTGAACCTTCGTGTCATCCCGTCACCGATCCCGGGCCAGGCGCCGTCGATCACCGAACTCGTGCCGACCCGGATGACGGCGCTCTCCGGTGAGGTGTGGGCCGGCCAGGGCAGCGTGCACTTCAGCGGCGCCTCCGAATTCACCCCGCTGCACCGATTCCCGGTCGTTCAGTCACTCGGTGCCATGCTCATTCGCCGTGCCGATATGCGGCTGACCGCACCCACCGAGACCTATCCGCTCTGA
- a CDS encoding FAD-dependent monooxygenase, translating to MKSDTVVIVGAGAAGATLALLLARYGIPSTVVEERRDTRLHPAAHVINARTLEIWNQASPELGIALEAITPPIDTVNIIRWCTDVRSEPIGEIDLLSRPDRLDEVRSHSTYLISHIGQHLLMPVLWKALEREPLVDFRRGVHADLRGEKLTLRSSDSETFTLAPRFVIAADGANSTLRDAAGIAMTGPVLANMGSVFFHAPRLYPQGSSRPLLSWIYHPRFSGVMIAHADDDYVLMTPYLHAAQQIASDSRRYWNRILPEVIGSTHYQIRSTGTWTMTKQIADSFRRGPLLLIGDAAHRFPHTGGFGLNSGVQDAHNLAWKLAAILDHGAPEALLDTYEIERRPVVTRFAEQSTHNHFQLDEVTSGLGITNRSLHRATELIGKLRLDRVPAAAVAWTADALTTAQTSRTRRLLQHGAGGRRLRQQMADAIPGQEEHFVASGLEFGYSYASSLIDNAEGRCPDGDVGLYHPTTHPGARLPHRRILRADGTESSTHAAIAPRGLTLFTADPVGWTEALAHMPTTVPFSVVALAPTPGDTVTALTVTFEIGDRGAVVVRPDGHVVWRTRSGPTAADRLHSFIEHAWAEVYPNARADDEQRCAR from the coding sequence ATGAAATCTGACACCGTCGTCATCGTCGGTGCGGGCGCGGCGGGAGCCACGCTCGCGTTATTGCTGGCTCGCTACGGCATTCCCAGCACCGTTGTCGAGGAACGTCGGGACACTCGGTTGCATCCTGCTGCACACGTCATCAATGCCCGGACGTTGGAGATCTGGAATCAGGCTTCTCCCGAGCTCGGCATCGCGCTGGAAGCGATCACCCCACCGATCGACACCGTGAACATCATCCGGTGGTGCACCGACGTCCGTTCGGAACCGATCGGTGAGATCGACCTGTTGTCGCGACCGGATCGCCTCGACGAAGTCCGCTCGCACAGCACCTATCTCATCTCCCACATCGGTCAGCACCTCCTGATGCCGGTGCTCTGGAAAGCACTCGAACGCGAGCCACTCGTCGACTTCCGGCGCGGCGTGCATGCCGATCTACGCGGTGAGAAACTGACCTTGCGATCCTCGGACAGCGAGACGTTCACCCTCGCCCCCAGATTCGTGATCGCCGCGGACGGCGCCAACAGCACGCTGCGGGACGCCGCCGGTATCGCGATGACCGGGCCGGTGCTGGCCAACATGGGTAGCGTCTTCTTTCACGCGCCGCGGCTCTACCCGCAGGGCTCCAGCCGACCGCTGCTGAGCTGGATCTACCATCCACGTTTCAGCGGGGTGATGATCGCCCATGCCGATGACGACTACGTGCTGATGACACCGTATCTGCACGCTGCGCAGCAGATCGCGAGCGACAGTCGGCGCTACTGGAACCGCATCCTGCCCGAGGTCATCGGGTCCACCCACTATCAGATCCGGTCGACCGGAACGTGGACGATGACCAAACAGATCGCCGACAGTTTCCGGCGCGGGCCGCTGCTACTCATCGGTGATGCCGCCCATCGATTCCCGCACACCGGTGGCTTCGGGCTCAACAGCGGTGTGCAGGACGCCCACAACCTCGCCTGGAAACTCGCCGCGATCCTCGACCACGGAGCGCCCGAGGCACTGCTGGACACGTACGAGATCGAACGACGTCCCGTCGTCACCCGGTTCGCCGAGCAGAGCACCCACAACCACTTCCAGCTCGACGAGGTCACCTCCGGGCTGGGCATCACCAATCGCTCGTTGCACCGGGCAACCGAACTGATCGGCAAGCTCCGCCTGGACCGCGTGCCCGCCGCAGCCGTCGCCTGGACCGCGGACGCCCTCACCACGGCGCAGACTTCCAGGACCCGGCGGTTGCTCCAGCACGGCGCCGGCGGCAGACGCCTGCGCCAGCAGATGGCCGATGCGATTCCAGGACAGGAGGAACATTTCGTCGCCAGCGGATTGGAATTCGGCTACTCCTACGCCAGTTCACTCATCGACAACGCCGAGGGCCGTTGCCCGGACGGTGATGTCGGGCTGTATCACCCCACGACACATCCTGGCGCGCGTCTGCCGCATAGGCGCATCCTGCGCGCAGATGGTACGGAGTCCTCGACCCACGCCGCCATTGCGCCGCGGGGCCTGACGCTGTTCACTGCCGATCCAGTGGGCTGGACCGAGGCCCTCGCACACATGCCGACCACAGTGCCATTCAGCGTGGTGGCCCTGGCTCCCACGCCGGGAGACACGGTCACGGCGCTGACAGTCACGTTCGAGATCGGCGATCGTGGCGCTGTCGTGGTGCGACCGGACGGCCATGTGGTGTGGCGCACCCGCAGCGGCCCGACGGCGGCAGACCGCCTCCACAGTTTCATCGAGCACGCCTGGGCTGAGGTGTATCCGAACGCGAGAGCCGACGATGAGCAACGCTGCGCCCGATAG
- a CDS encoding PucR family transcriptional regulator translates to MNAASGPDMERAWFADLAPRAPRDIPRESLLPDRARLLADLLGPEPASWAVELGATMTTTITDAIPELAVDAVAHEIAKGCEAVALGVLYALAVDDDVSSAQMPEVLAGPMEVVVRGIGIEHMLRSIHLAHSTAVSVLLDAAEAVIPEDRRFTEMRRINQALFGVVEILTKQMADEYARAHEAWLTSSVALRMEVVEDLLQGKPVSTNRAARVLGYDLNRWHLAVIAWTGPTAPAEPHHLNSAATEALSAAGCTALLILPLGAQRVWAWGSRTSEPLEAHEPERPLAPGVHLAVGTPGAGVDGFRRSHQRAAEAVRVGAQSARDVRWFAYADLDIVAMLSADMSDARDFVTRELGELAGTAEPVMVVRQTLKRYLDRDRSLAGTAADLQVARNTVAYRVQRAEQLRGHPIAFRRLQLHAALTLAEELGEAVLRPTPD, encoded by the coding sequence ATGAACGCAGCGTCCGGACCGGACATGGAGCGAGCGTGGTTCGCCGACCTCGCACCGCGGGCACCCCGCGATATCCCCCGCGAATCCCTGCTCCCCGATCGCGCGCGGTTGCTCGCCGATTTGCTCGGACCCGAACCGGCTTCCTGGGCGGTCGAACTCGGCGCGACGATGACGACCACCATCACCGACGCGATCCCTGAACTCGCCGTCGACGCGGTTGCCCACGAGATCGCCAAGGGCTGTGAGGCCGTGGCCCTGGGTGTGCTGTACGCGCTCGCCGTCGACGATGACGTGTCCTCGGCACAGATGCCGGAAGTTCTCGCCGGGCCGATGGAAGTGGTCGTACGGGGTATCGGTATCGAGCACATGTTGCGCAGCATCCACCTCGCGCACTCCACCGCTGTTTCGGTGTTGCTCGATGCCGCCGAAGCGGTCATACCCGAGGATCGGCGCTTCACCGAGATGCGGCGGATCAACCAGGCGCTGTTCGGTGTCGTGGAGATCCTGACCAAACAGATGGCCGACGAGTATGCCCGCGCGCATGAGGCGTGGCTGACCAGTTCGGTTGCGCTGCGGATGGAGGTCGTCGAGGACCTGTTGCAGGGGAAGCCGGTGTCGACGAACCGGGCCGCTCGGGTCCTGGGTTATGACCTCAACCGCTGGCACCTCGCGGTGATCGCCTGGACCGGACCGACCGCACCGGCCGAACCACACCACCTGAATTCGGCTGCCACGGAGGCACTCTCCGCTGCGGGGTGTACCGCGCTGCTGATACTACCCCTTGGTGCACAACGAGTCTGGGCCTGGGGCTCGCGGACGTCTGAGCCGCTCGAGGCACACGAGCCCGAAAGGCCGTTGGCCCCTGGTGTCCACCTCGCGGTCGGGACCCCAGGCGCTGGGGTGGACGGGTTCCGGCGTAGCCATCAGCGCGCGGCCGAGGCAGTTCGCGTCGGCGCGCAGTCGGCCAGAGATGTCCGGTGGTTCGCCTATGCCGACCTCGACATCGTCGCGATGCTGAGTGCCGACATGTCCGACGCCCGCGACTTCGTCACCCGCGAACTCGGTGAGCTGGCCGGCACCGCCGAACCTGTGATGGTGGTCCGACAGACCCTCAAGCGTTACCTCGACCGTGACCGAAGTTTGGCTGGGACCGCAGCCGATCTCCAGGTGGCCCGCAACACGGTGGCCTACCGCGTGCAGCGTGCCGAACAACTGCGCGGTCATCCGATCGCGTTTCGCCGGTTACAGCTGCACGCCGCGCTGACCCTCGCCGAAGAACTCGGCGAGGCGGTCTTGCGGCCCACTCCGGATTGA
- a CDS encoding acyl-CoA dehydrogenase — MRRDLEFLLYDWLDVEQLAARPRFAEHSRDTFDAVLDLSEALAATYFAPHNKKGDREPPVLHPDGTVTVIDEAKTAVKAYASSGLIAAPFAPELGGMHLPSCLGRSAMALIQAANPSTSSYLLLTAANAALLAEYASAEQIETWLAPIVEGRYLGTMCLSEPQAGSSLADITTRAEPCPDGTYRLIGTKMWISAGDHDITENIVHLVLARITGAPAGTRGLSLFIVPKVLPDGTRNDVMVTGLNHKMGNRGTSNTVLNFGEGGDDQFEPRGAVGYLVGEPNQGLAQMFHMMNDARIGVGFLATAIGAAGYQSALRYARERTQGRPIGVKDVTAAPVALIDHADVRRMLLAQKSYVEGALALCLYCAKLSDDVHSSEGEYREHASQLLDVLTPIAKSWPAQWCLEANNLAIQVHGGYGYTTDFDVEQCYRDNRLNAIHEGTHGIQAQDLLGRKMVMGGGIGARRLFDTIQQTIDSGRRHGGELARHAGNLDRAVARMRSVTEVLTATDDVTVRMANASLYLEAVGHVVVSWMWLEQVIAAAAVTGVFADGKRAAARYFFAYELPKTASQFDVLATLDRTLIDLDPAQL; from the coding sequence ATGCGGCGGGACCTCGAGTTCCTGCTCTACGACTGGCTCGACGTCGAGCAGCTGGCGGCCCGGCCGCGGTTCGCCGAGCATTCGCGCGACACCTTCGATGCGGTACTCGATCTCAGTGAGGCGCTGGCGGCCACCTATTTCGCACCCCACAACAAGAAGGGGGACCGAGAGCCGCCGGTGCTGCACCCCGACGGCACCGTCACGGTGATCGACGAGGCGAAGACCGCGGTGAAGGCCTACGCGAGTTCGGGATTGATCGCCGCACCATTTGCACCCGAACTCGGTGGCATGCACCTGCCCTCCTGTCTGGGCCGTTCGGCGATGGCGCTGATCCAGGCCGCGAACCCGTCGACATCGTCATATCTGTTGCTGACTGCCGCCAACGCCGCGCTGCTGGCCGAGTACGCCTCGGCCGAGCAGATCGAGACTTGGCTTGCTCCCATAGTGGAGGGCCGATACCTGGGGACCATGTGCCTGTCCGAGCCGCAGGCGGGTTCCTCGTTGGCCGATATCACCACCCGCGCCGAACCGTGCCCCGACGGAACGTACCGACTGATCGGGACCAAGATGTGGATTTCGGCGGGTGACCATGACATCACCGAGAACATCGTGCACCTCGTCCTGGCCCGCATCACCGGTGCGCCCGCAGGCACCCGCGGATTGTCGTTGTTCATCGTGCCGAAGGTGTTGCCCGACGGTACCCGCAATGACGTCATGGTTACCGGCCTGAATCACAAGATGGGCAACCGGGGCACCAGTAACACCGTGCTGAACTTCGGCGAGGGCGGCGACGACCAGTTCGAACCTCGGGGTGCGGTGGGCTATCTGGTCGGTGAACCGAATCAGGGTCTGGCCCAGATGTTCCACATGATGAACGATGCACGGATCGGTGTCGGATTCCTAGCCACTGCGATCGGCGCCGCCGGATACCAGTCGGCGCTGCGATATGCACGCGAGCGGACCCAGGGACGTCCGATCGGCGTCAAGGACGTCACGGCCGCTCCCGTGGCGCTGATCGACCATGCCGATGTCCGGCGGATGCTGCTGGCGCAGAAGAGCTATGTCGAGGGTGCCCTGGCGCTGTGCCTGTACTGCGCGAAGTTGTCCGACGATGTGCACAGTTCCGAGGGAGAGTATCGCGAACACGCATCGCAGTTACTGGATGTCTTGACGCCGATCGCGAAAAGCTGGCCGGCACAATGGTGTCTGGAGGCCAACAACCTTGCCATCCAGGTGCACGGCGGATACGGCTACACGACCGACTTCGACGTCGAGCAGTGCTACCGCGACAACAGGCTCAACGCCATTCACGAGGGTACCCATGGGATACAGGCTCAGGATCTGTTGGGCCGCAAGATGGTAATGGGCGGCGGAATCGGTGCGCGGCGGTTGTTCGACACCATCCAGCAGACGATCGATTCGGGCCGTCGGCACGGGGGAGAGCTCGCACGGCATGCCGGCAACCTTGACCGAGCGGTGGCCCGGATGCGCTCGGTGACCGAGGTTCTGACCGCAACCGATGACGTCACCGTGCGAATGGCCAACGCCTCGTTGTATCTCGAAGCTGTCGGCCATGTCGTGGTGAGCTGGATGTGGCTGGAGCAGGTGATCGCGGCAGCGGCGGTCACAGGAGTATTCGCCGATGGTAAGCGGGCCGCGGCACGTTACTTCTTCGCCTATGAGTTGCCCAAGACTGCCAGCCAATTCGACGTGCTCGCGACGTTGGACCGCACGCTGATCGATCTCGATCCTGCGCAGCTGTAG
- a CDS encoding thiamine pyrophosphate-binding protein — translation MTMLNGGELLANALRRAGVVDVFALHGGHLDSFWAAARDNDIRLIDTRHEAAAGHAADGYARSTGRIGVAVVTSGPGFANGFAALPNALGDGVPLLMIASAPPLGEVETNEMQGGVDQVAAATPVTKWAHRVVSTQRIPDLVALAVRKALSGRPGPVFLEIPIDVLVQPVNDSGIPEPGAPVVPDRPAPSPPALEAALELLSTAQRPAIIVGGGALWSGCEDELAVFAEQAQLPVFANNRAIGVLPAEHPCNGWALDNLPLLPIAGAQGPDVVLLLGARMGLLTGGRAGSVIPADARVIQVDVDAAEIGRLRPVDVPIIADCREALHAMIAVGRQWPRRDEWLRQATGAHALVDQLLGDTPAVVSGRLHPYHAAREALRGAGSDAMVVLDGGEAPLWAQMSVDVAAPHRVLNLGYMGFLGIGQGFAIGAQIAEPGRRVLQITGDGAYGFHIQELDTMVRHGLPVVTVVLNNACWGMSIHGQEAVYGAGKDVITRLADTDYHEIARAFGGHGERVTELSEVRPAVERAFASGLAACVNVAVAGQVVHPMTTSMLGDLTAEDEIVIPYYQNIPR, via the coding sequence ATGACAATGCTCAACGGAGGAGAACTGCTGGCGAACGCGCTGCGCCGAGCCGGAGTGGTCGATGTGTTCGCTCTGCACGGCGGTCACCTCGATTCCTTCTGGGCCGCCGCACGCGACAACGACATCCGCCTGATCGATACCCGCCACGAAGCAGCGGCCGGGCATGCCGCTGACGGCTACGCCCGCAGTACCGGTCGTATCGGTGTCGCCGTCGTGACCTCCGGCCCGGGCTTCGCCAACGGTTTTGCCGCGCTGCCCAATGCGCTCGGCGACGGTGTGCCGTTGCTGATGATCGCCAGCGCACCACCGCTGGGTGAAGTGGAAACCAACGAGATGCAGGGCGGTGTGGACCAGGTGGCCGCCGCCACCCCGGTGACGAAGTGGGCCCACCGCGTGGTGAGCACGCAACGGATACCCGATCTGGTCGCGCTCGCCGTGCGCAAGGCGCTCAGTGGTCGCCCGGGCCCGGTCTTTCTTGAGATCCCGATCGACGTGCTCGTTCAGCCCGTCAACGACAGCGGGATCCCTGAACCGGGTGCCCCGGTCGTGCCCGATCGCCCTGCCCCGTCGCCTCCGGCGCTGGAGGCGGCTCTGGAGCTACTGAGCACCGCGCAGCGACCGGCGATCATCGTCGGCGGTGGCGCACTGTGGTCAGGATGTGAAGACGAACTGGCCGTGTTCGCCGAGCAGGCTCAGTTACCGGTCTTTGCCAACAACCGTGCCATCGGCGTGTTGCCCGCCGAGCACCCATGTAATGGCTGGGCCTTGGACAACCTTCCACTGCTGCCGATCGCTGGTGCTCAGGGGCCCGATGTCGTTTTGCTGCTCGGCGCACGTATGGGGTTGCTGACCGGCGGCCGAGCCGGATCGGTTATCCCGGCTGATGCCAGGGTGATTCAGGTGGATGTCGATGCCGCAGAGATCGGCCGACTGAGGCCGGTCGACGTGCCGATCATCGCCGATTGCCGAGAAGCGCTGCATGCCATGATTGCTGTAGGCCGACAGTGGCCTCGTCGAGATGAGTGGCTGCGACAGGCCACCGGAGCTCATGCGCTCGTCGATCAGCTGTTGGGCGACACGCCCGCGGTGGTGAGCGGCCGACTTCATCCGTATCACGCTGCGCGCGAGGCGCTTCGGGGCGCGGGTTCTGATGCCATGGTCGTGCTCGACGGTGGGGAGGCGCCGCTCTGGGCGCAGATGAGCGTTGACGTCGCAGCTCCTCACCGCGTACTGAACCTGGGTTACATGGGTTTTCTCGGCATCGGGCAGGGTTTCGCGATCGGAGCGCAGATCGCCGAACCGGGTCGGCGGGTACTCCAGATAACCGGCGATGGGGCGTACGGATTCCACATCCAAGAACTCGACACCATGGTCCGGCACGGATTGCCGGTGGTCACCGTGGTACTGAACAACGCGTGCTGGGGGATGTCGATCCACGGGCAGGAAGCTGTCTACGGAGCAGGAAAGGACGTCATCACCCGGCTGGCGGACACCGACTATCACGAGATTGCCCGGGCGTTCGGCGGCCACGGGGAACGCGTCACCGAACTCAGCGAGGTCCGACCGGCCGTCGAACGCGCCTTCGCGTCCGGGCTGGCCGCGTGCGTCAACGTTGCGGTGGCGGGGCAGGTGGTGCATCCCATGACGACATCCATGCTCGGGGATCTGACCGCCGAGGACGAGATCGTCATTCCGTACTACCAGAACATCCCTCGCTGA